GCGCTTCTTCAGGACCGGGGCTCGGGGGCGCCCTGGATGGCGTCCTCCTGGTCGTCCCGGGAGGCCGTGGGCTGCTGCGCGGGGCGGGACTCGCTGCGCACCATGGGCAGCCACTGGGGCCTGGAGCGCAGGAAGACGACCAGCCGCTCGCGCACGAGGAAGCGCAGGTCGCCCAGCTTGCTGGAGTTCGCCGCGCTCACCAGGGCGCGCACGGTGAGGGTCTTGTCCATCACGTCGAAGACGACCAGCGTCTTCACCCGCCCATCCCACAGGTCCTTCGCCTCGTTGGCGAGGATGCGGTCCAGCTCCGCGCGCAGCGCGTCGATGTCCGCCATGTAGTCCACCTGGAGGATGACGGTGCCCATGATTTCGGGGGACCCCTTGCTCCAGTTCTGGAACGGCTTGTCCAGGAACTGGTTGATGGGGATGACCATGCGCCGCTGGTCCCAGATGCGCAGCACGACGTACGTGAGGGTGATCTCCTCCACCGTGCCGAACTCGCCCTCCACCAGCACGTTGTCGCCAATGCTGACGGGCTGGGTGATGGACAGCTGGATGCCGGCGAGCAGCGACGCGAGCGACTTCTGCGCGGCGAGACCGACCGCGAGGCCGGCGATACCGGCGGAGGCCAGCAGCGACACGCCCACGTTGCGCACCACCTCGAACTGCATGAGCAGCAGCGCGGCGGCGATGACGTAGGTGGCGACCTCGAAGACGGCGCGCAGCACGGCCAGCTGCGTGCGCAGCGAGCGCGTGCGGCGGTGGGGGCTGGTCTCCGAGGTGACACGGCTCTGGACGTAGGCCTCCGACACGCGGAGGAAGCGCAGGATGAACCACGCCACCGCGATGATGGTGAGCGAGTAGCTCACGCGGTCGCTCAAGAGCTTCAGCTTGGGAGGCAGGAGCAGGAACGAGGTGCCCAGCGCCAGCAGGAGGGCGAAGAAGGGCAGCCGCAGGGGACCCCGGCCCGCGCCGATAATCTGGTCGTCCCAGGCGATGCGCGTCCAGCGCGCCACCCGCAGCCCCGCGGCCAGCAGGAGCTTCTCCAGGAGGTAGGAGAAGATCCACGCGCACAGCAGCGTCACCGCGAGCCCCAGCCACTGCCACGGCTCCAGCCCCAGCACCGTGCGCTCGAAGAAGAAGGCCGGGAGCGTCTCGGTGAGCAGCGGGCCGTACTCCTCGAAGAGCGGGTCCACCATCTTCACGGTGGGCTCCGACACCACCCAGATGAACGTGTTGTCCACGCTCATGCGCTGCAGCCGGATGGGCACGCTCTCGCCCTTGAGCGGGATGGCCCCCAGTGACACGAAGCGTGAAGTGGCGGACTCGCCCTCCGGCGTCTTCGGCAGGACGGACGTGTCCACCGACAGCTCGCGGTCCAGGACGAACTTCAGCTTCCGGGCCAGCTGGGCGCCCTTGGCGGGCTGCTCGGCGGCCGGCAGGTGGTCCAGGTAGAGGTAGAAGGCGGCGCGGGCGTAGTCCCCGCGATGCACCGCGTCCAGGAAGCCCTGCGCCGTGGCGCGCGGCGACGAGCGGTCCAGGTCCTGGGGGACCTGCCCCAGGCCATTGTCGAGGGCCAGGACGGGGAGGCCACCGAGGACGCACCCCAGGAGAAGGAGGGCCACCAGGACCCGGGAGGCATGGCGCTTCATGGGCGCCTCCATACTCCGTGTGCGGTCGGTTGTCCGGGAAAGACGGTGGGTGTTTCCAGGCCCGCCCGGCCGCTGGGAAGCCCGGGGGCGAGAACTGGAAACCCGTGCTGGAACGCGACACGGGAAAGCATTGGTACGCCGCTGGGTGGTGGGCTAGAACCGACCCCCAAGGAAGGTCGCCGTGTCCGAAGAGAAGCGAAGAATCCTCCTCATTGACGACAGCGAGATCACCCTCGCCATGGAGAAGGCCGTCCTGGAGGCGCGGGGCTATGAGGTCGTGGCCACCTCCACGCTCATGGAGTTTGAGAAAACGCTTCAGAGCTGGCGGCCGGACCTCATCCTCACGGACATCCACATGCCCGAGGCGAAGGGCACGGACATCTGCCGCACGCTGAAGAACGAGTACAACACGCAGGACATCCCCATCGTGTTGTTCTCCAGCCTGCCGGACGACGAGCTGTCGAAGCTGGCCGAGCAGGTGGGCGCGGACGGCTGTCTCTCCAAGGTGAACGGCCTGGAGGCGATGGGCGAGAAGATCGACGAACTGGTGCAGAGCATCCTCTGGTGATGACGATGCGCGCGGCCGTCCTCGCGGTGCTCGCAAGCGCGCTCCTCACCGGTTGCAGACGCCAGGAGCCGCGCGTCCCGGAGAGCCCCCCCGGGCAGCAGCAGGCCTCCCCTGCTCCCGCCGCGCCTCCGGGCGCCGTGCTGTTCATCTCCGCGGACACGCGTGGCTACCTGGGCCCGTGCGGCTGCAGCGAGAACATGCGGGGCGGCATCGGCCGGGCGGCGTTCCAGGTCCAGCAGGCGCGCCAGGGCGGCCAGCCCGTGCTCTACATCGACGGAGGCAACAGCCTCTTCGGGGAGACGCACCTCACGGCGGACCAGGTGCCGCAGGAGGAGCGCAAGGCGAAGGCGCTCGCGGACGCGTTCCGCACCATGGGCATCGCCGCGCGCGCCACGGGCGAGCTGGACGACACGCGAGGCGCGGCCTTCCGCCAGGGGCTGGGCCTGCCGGAGATCCCGGCCGGTGGCGTGAAGGTGCTGGACGCGGGGACGCGCAAGGTGGGCGTGGTGGCCGCGGCTTCCGGCGAAGCGCTGGTGAAGGCGAGCCAGCAGGCGCGCGAGCAGGGCGCGGACTTCGTGGTGGGCCTGTTGGACCAGCCGCTGGAGGCCGCGCAGGCCGCCGCCGCGTTGCCGGGCCTCGCCGCGAACCTGGTGGTCGCCACGCACAGCGCCGGTGAGTTCTCCGCGGAGGAGAACCGGCTGGTGCGCTCCGACGTGCCGGTGGTGGCGGTGCAGAGCAAGGGGCGCTCGCTCTTGCGCGTGGACCTGACGTACGCGCCCGCGAAGGGGGCCTTCACGCCGCAGCGCTCGCAGGGGGACGTGGAGCGGGAGGTGACGGCGCTGGAGCAGCGCATCGCGCTCCTGGACAAGGAGATTTCCCGGCCCGGCATCGACCCGACGCTCAAGGCGCTGAAGCAGGGCAAGCGCGACGAGCTCGCGGCGCGCAAGCAGGGCCTGCTCACCGCGCCGCCCGCGCCCACCGACGGCGTCAACGGCTTCGCGCTGCGCTTCCTGCCGCTGGAGTCGAACCTGCCCAGCGCGCCGGACACGCAGGCGCTGGTGAAGGCGTACGACGCGGACGTGGGCCAGCTGAACCTCGCGTGGGCGAAGGCACACGGCCAGGACTGCCCGCCGCCCACGAAGGGCCAGGCCGGCTTCGTCGGCAGCGCGGTGTGCGCGGACTGCCACCCGGACGCGACCGGCGTGTGGGAAGGCACGAAGCACCACCACGCCTGGGAGACGCTGGAGGAGGTGGGCAAGCAGCACCACCTCAACTGCGTGGGCTGTCACATCACCGGCTGGCAGAAGCCCGGCGGCGTGTGCCGGCTGGACAAGGTGGCGGGCCGCGAGGACGTGGGCTGCGAGAGCTGCCACGGCCCGGGCTCCAAGCACGTCGACGCGCCCAGCCCGGCCACCATCGTGGGCAAGCCGGGACAGGCAGTGTGCGTCACCTGCCACAACACGGAGAACTCGCCGCACTTCGACTTCGCCACCTACCTGCCTCGCATCCTCGGTCCCGGTCACGGCGGAACGGGAAAGAGCGGGCAGGCAGGCGAGCCACCGGCGAAATAGCGTCGCTCGCTCCTACGGTGGGTCCTTCCCGAAGGCATACCGGGCGACTTGTTGTTTGACTGTCAAGAAAGCTGGCGAATACTGCGGGCTTCGCCTGCTTCTGGGCGACCTCGCCTGGCGTTCCCATGCCGCTTCCTCTGCTCCTGCTTGCCCTGGCCTCGGTTCCCTCCTCGCAGGGCGTGGCGCCGTCACCGGTGCCGCCGCCCGGCGTGCATGTGGTGACCTCCTCGCAGGCTCCCACGCTGACGGCGGACGGCAGCCTGGCCACGCCCCCCACTCCCATGGAGGAAGGCGAGGAGACGGAGGAGGTGGAGAACGAGTCCGCCGAGCTGGAGGAACTGCGCGCGCTGGAGGGCGCGACGTTGGATCCGGAGGCGAAGCCGAGCGCGGAGATGATGCAGTCGCTGCGGCGGCTGGGGCTGACGAACCCGTTGCGGCTGCGAATGTTGGACGCGCTGGAGGAGCCCACCTTCCGCGAGGACGACACCGCTCCGCCGCTGGCGCGCATCACCGACCTGGCGAACTTCGATATTTCGCAGGTGAAGGACCGCTACGACATCCCGGTGGACATGCAGCCGCGGGTGGCCGAGTACATCCAGTTCTTCCAGGGCCCCGGCCGCAAGTGGTTCCGCAAGTGGATGGCGCGCTCCACGCGCTACCTGCCGGTGATGCAGCCGATTCTTGAGGCGAAGGGCCTGCCCCGGGACACGGTGTACCTGGCGATGATTGAGAGCGGCTTCTCCGCGAACGCGTACTCGTGGGCGCACGCGGCCGGGCCGTGGCAGTTCATCTCCAGCACGGGCAAGCAGTACGGCCTCAAGCAGGACTTCTGGGTGGACGAGCGGCGCGACCCCATCAAGGCCACGCACGCGGCGGCGGCGTACCTGAAGGACCTCTACGGCGAGCTGGGCCACTGGTACCTGGCGTGGGCCGGCTACAACACGGGCTCGTACCGGGTGCGCAAGATGGTGACGCGCTACGGGACGAACGACTTCTGGGTGCTGGCGGAGGAGCCCGGGCTGGCGAAGGAGACGAAGCACTACGTGCCCAAGCTCATCGCCGCGGCGCTGGTGGCGAAGAACCCCACCGCGTTCGGCTTCTCCGAGGAGGAGTTCCAGTACGAGTCCACGCTGGAATACGACGAGGTGAAGCTCACGGACGCGACCGACCTGGACGTGGTGGCGCGCGCGGCCGGGGTGAGCGTGGCGGACGTGCAGGAGCTGAACCCGGAGCTCAAGCGCTGGTGCACGCCTCCGGCGACGGCCGCGAAGCCCTACACGCTGAAGCTGCCGCGCGGCACCACGACGCTCTTCGCGCAGAACCTGGCGAAGCTGTCGCCCGCGGACCGGCTGACGTTCCGGGTGCACACGGTGAAGAAGGGCGACACGCTGTCGCAGATTGCCCAGAAGTACGGCACGGCGGCGGAGGCCATCCTCCAGATGAACCGGCTGAAGAGCGCGCGGGTGCTGAAGGTGCGCGCGGAGCTGGTGATTCCGGTGCCGGCGAACGCGCGGGGTGGCAGCGGTGACGCGGGCGGTGGCGCGGTGGCGTCCGGCGCGCTGGCGGCGAAGGTGGCGCAGGCGCGGCGCAGCGGCGTGGTGGCGACGCGGCCGGAGGACGAGGTCCCGGCGGGCACGCCCCGTGGCCCCGTGGCGGCGGGCCCCGTGAAGACGGAGAAGGTGAACGGCAAGACGCGCATCACCTACGGCGTGCAGGAGGGCGACAGCCTCTGGCTCATCGCCAACCGCTTCCAGGTGTCGGTGGACGACCTGAAGAAGTGGAACAACCTGCCCAAGCGCAACCGCACGCTGTCGCTGGGCACGCTGCTCGCGGTGTGGCCGCCGGAGTCCAAGGGCGCGGCGCCGGCGAAGGTGGAGGAGCGCGGCGGCACCATCGTGGTGGCGAACGCGGTGGCGGGACAGGCGCCCGTGGGCCCCAAGGGCAAGGTGCACACGCTGGCCGAGGGCGAGACGCTCTGGTCGGTGTCGCAGCGCTACAACGTGTCCGTCGAGGACATCATGAAGTGGAACCACATCAAGGACCACCGCACGGTCCCCACCGGCAAGCTGCTGTCGCTGAGCGCGCCGTGACGGTGTGATGCGGCGGCCGGGACCTTGCAGTCCCCGCCGCCATGCTCGCATCCGCACTGCTTCGAGAGTCACCGCTTCTTCCCTCTGAAACACCTGGCGCGGGCGAGACCGCGCCAGCCCTGTCCGTCCTGCCCCGTGGAGTCGAACGTCCGGGGGACAGGACGGGGTCCGGGGGCAACTCGCTGACGCGCTTCAGCGGACCGGCTCCGACCGTGGGCCTGGGCGTCATGGAGCCTCCGGTCGGCTTCGCGGGCACGGCCTTTCCAACGGCAGGTGTCCTGGAGCATCCGCGCTTCGCCGGG
The sequence above is drawn from the Corallococcus sp. NCRR genome and encodes:
- a CDS encoding multiheme c-type cytochrome, producing the protein MTMRAAVLAVLASALLTGCRRQEPRVPESPPGQQQASPAPAAPPGAVLFISADTRGYLGPCGCSENMRGGIGRAAFQVQQARQGGQPVLYIDGGNSLFGETHLTADQVPQEERKAKALADAFRTMGIAARATGELDDTRGAAFRQGLGLPEIPAGGVKVLDAGTRKVGVVAAASGEALVKASQQAREQGADFVVGLLDQPLEAAQAAAALPGLAANLVVATHSAGEFSAEENRLVRSDVPVVAVQSKGRSLLRVDLTYAPAKGAFTPQRSQGDVEREVTALEQRIALLDKEISRPGIDPTLKALKQGKRDELAARKQGLLTAPPAPTDGVNGFALRFLPLESNLPSAPDTQALVKAYDADVGQLNLAWAKAHGQDCPPPTKGQAGFVGSAVCADCHPDATGVWEGTKHHHAWETLEEVGKQHHLNCVGCHITGWQKPGGVCRLDKVAGREDVGCESCHGPGSKHVDAPSPATIVGKPGQAVCVTCHNTENSPHFDFATYLPRILGPGHGGTGKSGQAGEPPAK
- a CDS encoding response regulator, which gives rise to MEKAVLEARGYEVVATSTLMEFEKTLQSWRPDLILTDIHMPEAKGTDICRTLKNEYNTQDIPIVLFSSLPDDELSKLAEQVGADGCLSKVNGLEAMGEKIDELVQSILW
- a CDS encoding LysM peptidoglycan-binding domain-containing protein, with translation MPLPLLLLALASVPSSQGVAPSPVPPPGVHVVTSSQAPTLTADGSLATPPTPMEEGEETEEVENESAELEELRALEGATLDPEAKPSAEMMQSLRRLGLTNPLRLRMLDALEEPTFREDDTAPPLARITDLANFDISQVKDRYDIPVDMQPRVAEYIQFFQGPGRKWFRKWMARSTRYLPVMQPILEAKGLPRDTVYLAMIESGFSANAYSWAHAAGPWQFISSTGKQYGLKQDFWVDERRDPIKATHAAAAYLKDLYGELGHWYLAWAGYNTGSYRVRKMVTRYGTNDFWVLAEEPGLAKETKHYVPKLIAAALVAKNPTAFGFSEEEFQYESTLEYDEVKLTDATDLDVVARAAGVSVADVQELNPELKRWCTPPATAAKPYTLKLPRGTTTLFAQNLAKLSPADRLTFRVHTVKKGDTLSQIAQKYGTAAEAILQMNRLKSARVLKVRAELVIPVPANARGGSGDAGGGAVASGALAAKVAQARRSGVVATRPEDEVPAGTPRGPVAAGPVKTEKVNGKTRITYGVQEGDSLWLIANRFQVSVDDLKKWNNLPKRNRTLSLGTLLAVWPPESKGAAPAKVEERGGTIVVANAVAGQAPVGPKGKVHTLAEGETLWSVSQRYNVSVEDIMKWNHIKDHRTVPTGKLLSLSAP
- a CDS encoding mechanosensitive ion channel family protein, translating into MKRHASRVLVALLLLGCVLGGLPVLALDNGLGQVPQDLDRSSPRATAQGFLDAVHRGDYARAAFYLYLDHLPAAEQPAKGAQLARKLKFVLDRELSVDTSVLPKTPEGESATSRFVSLGAIPLKGESVPIRLQRMSVDNTFIWVVSEPTVKMVDPLFEEYGPLLTETLPAFFFERTVLGLEPWQWLGLAVTLLCAWIFSYLLEKLLLAAGLRVARWTRIAWDDQIIGAGRGPLRLPFFALLLALGTSFLLLPPKLKLLSDRVSYSLTIIAVAWFILRFLRVSEAYVQSRVTSETSPHRRTRSLRTQLAVLRAVFEVATYVIAAALLLMQFEVVRNVGVSLLASAGIAGLAVGLAAQKSLASLLAGIQLSITQPVSIGDNVLVEGEFGTVEEITLTYVVLRIWDQRRMVIPINQFLDKPFQNWSKGSPEIMGTVILQVDYMADIDALRAELDRILANEAKDLWDGRVKTLVVFDVMDKTLTVRALVSAANSSKLGDLRFLVRERLVVFLRSRPQWLPMVRSESRPAQQPTASRDDQEDAIQGAPEPRS